In Polaribacter sp. L3A8, a genomic segment contains:
- a CDS encoding DinB family protein — protein MIEAIEQNLQRGIQLLKNISDEQYSNKTVAPYNSSIGCHMRHVLDVFSCLLKGLDSKCVDFSIRERNECAEKETRVGIQYFESVIHQLKKIKEEDFNTVIKVSDDMGLGKVTANYTLAAVLMQAQSHATHHYASIGYLIYQLDIELPNADFGYNPTTPKKGMCLKN, from the coding sequence ATGATTGAAGCTATTGAGCAAAATTTACAAAGAGGAATTCAACTATTAAAAAATATTTCTGACGAACAATATTCAAACAAAACAGTAGCACCTTACAATTCGAGTATTGGTTGCCACATGCGTCATGTTTTAGATGTTTTTTCTTGTCTTTTAAAAGGACTTGATTCTAAATGTGTCGATTTTTCTATAAGAGAACGAAATGAATGTGCAGAAAAAGAAACACGTGTAGGAATCCAATACTTTGAATCTGTAATTCATCAACTTAAAAAAATTAAGGAAGAAGATTTTAATACCGTTATTAAAGTTTCTGACGATATGGGCTTGGGTAAAGTAACAGCTAATTATACGCTGGCTGCAGTGTTAATGCAAGCACAAAGCCATGCAACGCATCATTATGCAAGTATTGGGTATCTTATTTATCAATTAGATATCGAGTTACCAAATGCAGATTTTGGTTACAACCCAACTACGCCTAAAAAAGGGATGTGTTTAAAGAATTAA
- a CDS encoding DUF6095 family protein, producing MSTNLDLLGKGLKYLGLLIFLFIASPITLTMGFKALKKFKDTPQEYISYLLLVFAAILIIFTIYFAFKTFNILLKAIFNN from the coding sequence ATGAGTACTAATTTAGATTTATTAGGAAAAGGTTTAAAGTATTTAGGTCTTTTAATTTTTCTTTTTATTGCTTCGCCTATAACACTTACAATGGGGTTTAAGGCTTTAAAAAAGTTTAAAGATACACCACAAGAGTATATATCATATCTACTTTTAGTGTTTGCAGCTATTTTAATTATTTTTACTATTTACTTCGCTTTTAAAACCTTTAACATTTTACTAAAAGCTATCTTTAATAATTAA
- the murQ gene encoding N-acetylmuramic acid 6-phosphate etherase codes for MTFIRTTEQDSNYNHLEKMTVKELLSNINNEDKTVPFAVEKALPQIEALTKQLVIKLQNGGRLFYLGAGTSGRLGVVDASECPPTFGVPHELVVAIIAGGDIAIRKAVEFAEDSTNQGWLDLQKHNITNKDVVVGIAASGTTPYVIAALEECNKNNIITGCIACNKNSPLGQVSQFPIEVVVGPEFVTGSSRMKAGTAQKLVLNMLSTATMIQLGKIKGNKMVDMQLSNKKLVERGQKMLAKELNIDVSEASELLVKFGNVRNAITNYKK; via the coding sequence ATGACTTTTATAAGAACAACAGAGCAAGATTCTAACTACAATCATTTAGAAAAAATGACTGTAAAAGAATTATTAAGCAACATTAATAACGAAGATAAAACAGTGCCTTTTGCAGTAGAAAAGGCTTTACCACAAATTGAGGCTTTAACAAAACAGCTTGTAATAAAATTACAAAATGGCGGAAGATTGTTTTATTTAGGAGCTGGTACTTCTGGTAGATTAGGTGTTGTAGATGCCTCTGAATGTCCGCCAACTTTTGGCGTACCGCATGAACTTGTTGTGGCTATTATTGCAGGTGGAGATATTGCTATTAGAAAAGCCGTTGAATTTGCAGAAGATTCTACCAACCAAGGTTGGCTAGATTTGCAAAAACATAATATTACTAATAAAGATGTTGTTGTGGGTATTGCTGCATCGGGCACAACGCCGTATGTTATTGCAGCTTTAGAAGAATGTAATAAAAACAACATTATTACAGGTTGTATTGCTTGCAATAAAAACAGTCCTTTAGGGCAGGTTTCTCAATTTCCAATAGAAGTTGTTGTGGGACCAGAATTTGTTACAGGAAGCTCTAGAATGAAAGCAGGAACAGCACAAAAGCTAGTTTTAAACATGCTTTCTACCGCTACAATGATTCAATTAGGAAAAATTAAAGGCAATAAAATGGTAGACATGCAGCTTTCTAATAAGAAATTAGTAGAAAGAGGACAAAAAATGTTAGCTAAAGAATTAAATATCGACGTATCTGAAGCAAGTGAGTTGTTAGTTAAATTCGGTAATGTTAGAAACGCAATTACAAACTATAAAAAATGA
- a CDS encoding DUF6695 family protein, giving the protein MSIQTTDGIIVILSYPDTIVRPAYWETLSNFWPMIGIGGKHAVQAGHAALLLIKKESSEINYFDFGRYITSYGNGRVRSKEIDPDVAISIKAKFEKGNLINLKEILLWIENHPEKTHGDGRLVASIHTEIDFNKAYNYIHKLIDEKEIPYGAFIKNGTNCARFVTDTIIESSTNRKINKLLKKSNLLTPSPIGNVIKGNTNNIIYNIYKQEITTYKNRSIIKEYRTSFLNKFEGEPNLIGTELPNKKVFELKNGTWLGGIGSGAWFKVEEQINTTKYRITRYTADGKKDFEDIFSINKTCFNPLTAHQFMHPTNCKEVFIQQKDKTYHLKRLY; this is encoded by the coding sequence ATGAGCATACAAACTACCGACGGAATTATAGTAATTCTATCCTACCCAGACACTATTGTAAGACCCGCTTATTGGGAAACCTTAAGTAACTTTTGGCCTATGATTGGTATTGGCGGAAAACATGCGGTACAAGCTGGTCATGCTGCTTTATTATTGATTAAAAAAGAGAGTTCTGAAATTAATTATTTTGATTTTGGACGCTATATTACAAGCTACGGAAATGGTAGGGTTCGGTCTAAAGAAATAGATCCAGATGTTGCTATTTCTATAAAAGCAAAATTTGAGAAAGGAAATTTAATCAACCTTAAAGAAATTTTACTTTGGATAGAAAACCATCCAGAAAAAACGCATGGAGATGGTAGATTGGTTGCTAGTATTCACACTGAAATTGACTTTAACAAGGCTTATAACTATATTCATAAATTAATTGATGAAAAGGAAATTCCTTATGGCGCTTTTATTAAAAATGGCACCAATTGTGCGAGATTTGTAACGGATACTATTATTGAATCATCCACAAATAGAAAAATTAATAAGCTGTTAAAAAAGTCTAACTTATTAACGCCAAGTCCAATAGGAAACGTAATTAAAGGCAATACAAACAATATTATTTATAACATCTACAAACAAGAAATTACAACCTATAAGAACAGATCTATTATTAAAGAATATAGAACTTCCTTTTTAAATAAATTTGAAGGAGAGCCTAATTTAATTGGTACAGAACTGCCAAATAAAAAGGTTTTTGAACTTAAAAACGGAACTTGGTTAGGCGGAATTGGAAGTGGTGCTTGGTTTAAAGTAGAAGAACAAATAAATACTACAAAATATAGAATTACGAGATATACTGCGGATGGCAAAAAAGATTTTGAAGATATATTCTCTATTAATAAAACATGTTTTAATCCGTTAACAGCACATCAATTTATGCATCCTACAAACTGTAAAGAAGTTTTTATTCAACAAAAAGATAAAACATACCATTTAAAAAGGCTTTATTAA
- a CDS encoding DUF4249 family protein codes for MKKIYILSVLMVLLFANCEKVVDINVPSIEPKLIIDASFDVLFDKSPVTASTIVRLSLSTDYFDEEIPKVTNAIVFVTNLSNNTVINFYDNNLDGNYKPLFSFIPADDIQYELTVIYNNETYKGKATKVKSTPLTSVVQGDETLFSGEETELKVTFKDEPIVENYYLFNFDRSLFLSIDDRFFNGSDYNFSFFYQEDDIELPTTTTIKMSGITKEYYTYFEVLSSQSGQGGGGPFQSIPSSLLGNMINTTNEINFPLGYFHISETDTYTIDLVEKN; via the coding sequence ATGAAAAAGATATATATACTTTCTGTTTTAATGGTATTACTTTTTGCTAATTGTGAAAAAGTGGTAGATATTAACGTTCCTTCAATTGAACCAAAATTAATTATAGACGCTTCTTTTGATGTTTTATTTGATAAAAGCCCAGTTACTGCAAGTACTATTGTAAGGTTAAGTTTGTCTACAGATTATTTTGATGAAGAAATCCCTAAAGTTACCAATGCAATTGTCTTTGTAACAAACCTATCTAACAATACAGTAATTAATTTTTATGACAACAACTTAGATGGAAATTACAAACCATTATTTTCGTTTATTCCTGCGGATGACATTCAGTATGAATTAACGGTAATTTATAATAATGAAACTTATAAAGGCAAAGCAACCAAGGTAAAATCAACACCACTTACAAGTGTTGTTCAGGGAGATGAAACCTTATTCTCTGGTGAAGAAACTGAATTAAAAGTAACTTTTAAAGATGAACCTATCGTAGAAAATTACTATTTATTTAATTTTGATAGAAGTTTATTTTTATCAATTGATGATCGTTTTTTTAATGGATCTGATTATAATTTTTCTTTTTTCTATCAAGAAGATGATATTGAATTACCAACCACCACAACCATTAAAATGTCTGGTATTACAAAAGAGTATTATACGTATTTCGAAGTTTTAAGCAGTCAAAGTGGTCAAGGAGGCGGTGGCCCTTTTCAATCTATTCCCTCATCTCTTTTAGGAAATATGATTAATACAACGAATGAAATTAATTTCCCTTTAGGCTATTTTCATATTTCAGAAACAGACACTTATACCATAGACTTGGTTGAAAAAAACTAA